A genomic stretch from Enterobacter oligotrophicus includes:
- a CDS encoding LysR family transcriptional regulator: protein MSRRSFPLNAVDAFLVTARHLNLTHAAGELCLTQGAVSRKIASLEAWFGFPLFERHARGLRLSSQGSALLPELQSAFEHLLTIADRARAHQTVIRLKAPTCAMRWLVPRLLKVEREQPDLQIALTTTTDHNVNFKTESYDAAIVFGTHMSAGDLLFEEALTPVISPLRSGVALESLTFLHPTRDKTDWSLWLAKQAIPTFTMHKNQHFDTMDLAITAAIQGLGVAIADETLVAEDIRAGRLSRPFDSSIKTGASYRLVMRDTQSDENGLIAFRDCLLSRD from the coding sequence TCGCGCCGTTCATTCCCGCTCAATGCCGTAGACGCATTTTTAGTCACTGCGCGGCATCTGAATCTCACCCATGCCGCCGGAGAATTGTGTCTGACGCAGGGGGCCGTGAGCCGTAAAATTGCCTCTCTTGAAGCGTGGTTCGGGTTTCCGCTCTTTGAACGCCACGCGCGCGGTTTACGCCTCTCTTCTCAGGGCAGCGCCCTGCTGCCGGAGCTGCAATCAGCCTTTGAGCACCTGCTGACCATCGCCGACCGGGCCCGCGCTCACCAGACCGTGATTCGCCTGAAAGCGCCGACCTGCGCCATGCGCTGGCTGGTGCCGCGTCTGTTAAAGGTGGAGCGTGAGCAGCCGGACCTGCAAATTGCACTCACTACAACGACCGATCATAACGTCAATTTCAAAACGGAGTCCTATGACGCGGCCATTGTCTTTGGCACACATATGAGTGCGGGCGATCTGCTGTTTGAAGAGGCGTTAACGCCGGTAATTAGCCCGCTGCGGTCGGGCGTGGCGCTGGAGTCGCTCACCTTCCTGCATCCCACAAGGGATAAGACCGACTGGTCGCTGTGGCTAGCAAAACAGGCGATACCGACTTTTACCATGCACAAAAATCAACACTTCGATACGATGGATCTCGCCATTACGGCCGCCATCCAGGGACTGGGCGTGGCCATTGCCGATGAAACGCTGGTGGCGGAAGATATCCGCGCCGGACGGCTGTCGCGGCCTTTTGACTCAAGCATTAAAACGGGTGCCAGTTACCGCCTGGTAATGCGCGACACGCAAAGCGACGAGAATGGCCTTATTGCGTTTCGCGACTGCCTGCTTAGTCGAGACTGA
- a CDS encoding carboxylesterase/lipase family protein, producing MQNPSAPVVETRQGALIGFTDDDVYAWYGIPYAAPPVGQWRWRAPRPPENREGVRQATAFSASSWQNSEYCQELGGGDPGQFSEDCLYLNVWSPVSRASPLPVMVWLHGGGFTIGAGGLPPYHGRALAKRNVIVVTINYRLGHLGFFAHPALEGEDDRVVHNFALLDQIAALNWVRDNIAAFGGDPDNITLFGESAGARSVLSLLASPLAEGLFHKAIVQSGYTLPDTPREQALKQGEALARHFGLENATAEQLRAIPADAFWPLESPLNIAPAPIVGDCVLPEAMLDVFFAARQHPVPVMIGSNSDEASVMAVFGVDLAGQIQKLRRERRFGLGLIKLLYPGVKGDEELGRQVCRDMAFTTMGYVVMQAQQRVGGLCWRYWFDYVAEAEHATYINGAWHGNEVPYVFDTLGEVEPSRHYVNERDRQFSAQVADYWVNFAREAGTRDILPGPTHWPACRKGRDVLLRIGVNKHAGFRLENRFMRARMSLFKRVMKHHVSLD from the coding sequence ATGCAAAATCCCTCCGCCCCTGTGGTTGAAACGCGCCAGGGCGCACTGATTGGTTTCACTGATGACGATGTGTATGCGTGGTATGGCATCCCTTATGCCGCACCGCCTGTTGGTCAATGGCGCTGGCGCGCTCCGCGGCCGCCCGAAAACCGGGAGGGCGTGCGCCAGGCGACGGCATTTTCTGCATCAAGCTGGCAAAACAGCGAATATTGCCAGGAACTGGGGGGCGGCGATCCCGGCCAGTTCTCCGAAGATTGTCTTTACCTTAACGTCTGGTCGCCCGTCTCGCGTGCTTCTCCACTGCCGGTGATGGTCTGGCTGCACGGCGGAGGGTTTACCATCGGCGCGGGTGGCCTGCCTCCCTATCACGGCAGGGCGCTGGCAAAGCGTAATGTGATCGTGGTGACGATCAATTACCGGCTCGGCCATCTCGGTTTTTTTGCGCATCCTGCACTGGAAGGTGAAGACGATCGCGTGGTGCATAACTTTGCACTGCTTGACCAAATCGCGGCCCTTAACTGGGTGCGAGACAACATTGCAGCGTTTGGTGGCGATCCTGACAACATCACGCTGTTTGGGGAATCTGCCGGTGCGCGCAGCGTGCTCTCGCTGCTGGCATCCCCTCTGGCGGAAGGATTGTTCCACAAAGCCATTGTGCAGAGCGGGTATACCTTGCCGGATACGCCGCGTGAACAGGCGCTGAAACAAGGGGAAGCGCTGGCCCGCCATTTTGGGCTTGAGAATGCCACTGCAGAACAGCTACGCGCCATTCCTGCTGACGCGTTCTGGCCGCTTGAGTCACCGCTGAATATCGCCCCGGCTCCCATTGTGGGGGATTGCGTTCTGCCGGAGGCCATGCTTGATGTCTTCTTTGCTGCCCGCCAGCATCCTGTTCCGGTGATGATCGGTTCGAACAGCGATGAGGCGAGCGTGATGGCGGTGTTCGGCGTTGATCTCGCCGGGCAGATTCAAAAACTTCGCCGCGAAAGACGTTTTGGTCTGGGGCTGATTAAGCTGCTTTATCCTGGCGTGAAGGGGGATGAAGAACTGGGGCGGCAGGTTTGCCGGGATATGGCTTTTACCACTATGGGCTACGTTGTCATGCAGGCGCAGCAGCGCGTTGGCGGGCTGTGCTGGCGCTACTGGTTTGACTATGTGGCAGAAGCCGAACACGCGACCTACATTAACGGTGCCTGGCACGGCAACGAAGTGCCTTATGTGTTTGACACACTCGGTGAAGTGGAGCCTTCGCGCCACTATGTGAACGAACGCGACCGCCAGTTTTCTGCCCAGGTCGCGGATTATTGGGTGAACTTCGCACGTGAAGCAGGGACTCGCGATATCTTACCGGGGCCAACGCACTGGCCTGCGTGCCGTAAAGGACGTGACGTTCTGTTACGTATAGGTGTGAATAAACATGCAGGTTTCAGGCTTGAAAACCGTTTTATGCGCGCCCGAATGAGCCTTTTCAAACGGGTAATGAAACACCACGTCAGTCTCGACTAA